In Rhodospirillales bacterium, a single window of DNA contains:
- the cobJ gene encoding precorrin-3B C(17)-methyltransferase translates to MTLPTGGAIICLGPSGLASARRLAEVLPDASVHGLARRVADADVPFDDTMEHVAALFAAGVPVVGVCAAGILIRAVAPLLDDKWNEAAVVAVAEDGSSVVPLLGGHHGANALAARCAGILGGHAALTTASDVRFGVALDDPPPGWRLVGAEAAKDVMAAILAGEAVRLQCDAGDAAWLTGSGLPLDDAGARAVVVTDRTDATGDVVLHPPVLALGVGCERGCDPEELRQLVRETLEQAGLSEGAIACVASLDLKADEVAMLALADDLGVPFVVFDGARLEQETPRLKTPSDVVFAEVGCHGVSEGAALAAAGAEATLIVPKAKSSRATCAVARAPSDIDARAVGHVPGRLTLVGLGPGAAEMRTPAASRAIAQATDVVGYGYYLDLAGPLMRGKTRHDFPLGEETERCRAALDLAGAGHTVALLCSGDPGVYAMASLVYELLDLENVASWRGVGIDVVPGVSALQIAAARVGAPIGHDFCAISLSDLLTPRAVVLQRVRAAALGDFAIAFYNPVSHCRRDLLAEARTVLLDHRPGDTPVVIGRLLGREGESLRHVTLDTLAVDDVDMMSVVLVGASATRRIRHRGADAIYTPRGYAKKREN, encoded by the coding sequence ATGACCCTGCCCACTGGCGGCGCCATCATCTGTCTGGGACCGTCGGGCCTCGCATCCGCCCGGCGTCTTGCCGAAGTGCTGCCCGATGCGTCCGTGCACGGTCTGGCGCGGCGGGTGGCCGACGCCGATGTCCCTTTCGATGATACGATGGAGCACGTCGCGGCACTGTTCGCGGCGGGCGTGCCCGTGGTCGGCGTCTGTGCGGCGGGCATTCTGATCCGTGCCGTCGCACCTCTGCTTGATGACAAGTGGAACGAAGCAGCCGTGGTCGCCGTCGCCGAGGATGGTTCGTCGGTCGTGCCTCTGCTCGGCGGTCATCATGGTGCGAATGCGTTGGCTGCGCGTTGCGCCGGGATCCTGGGTGGTCATGCGGCTCTGACCACGGCCAGCGATGTGCGCTTCGGCGTGGCACTCGACGATCCGCCACCGGGCTGGCGTCTGGTCGGTGCCGAGGCGGCCAAGGACGTGATGGCCGCGATACTGGCGGGCGAAGCCGTGCGCCTGCAATGTGACGCCGGCGATGCCGCCTGGCTGACCGGGAGCGGCCTGCCGCTCGATGACGCGGGAGCACGCGCCGTGGTCGTGACGGACCGCACGGACGCGACCGGCGATGTCGTCCTGCACCCGCCGGTCCTTGCACTGGGCGTCGGTTGTGAGCGTGGCTGTGATCCCGAGGAGCTGCGACAGCTCGTCCGGGAGACCCTGGAGCAAGCGGGCCTGTCCGAGGGCGCCATCGCGTGTGTCGCGAGCCTCGATCTCAAGGCCGACGAGGTTGCGATGCTGGCTTTGGCCGACGATCTCGGCGTGCCCTTCGTCGTCTTCGATGGCGCGCGGCTGGAGCAGGAAACGCCACGGCTGAAGACGCCATCGGATGTGGTCTTCGCCGAGGTCGGTTGCCACGGTGTCTCAGAGGGTGCGGCCCTGGCCGCGGCCGGGGCTGAGGCGACGTTGATCGTTCCCAAGGCAAAGTCAAGCCGGGCGACCTGTGCCGTCGCGCGCGCGCCGTCCGACATCGATGCCCGGGCCGTCGGTCATGTGCCTGGCCGCCTGACGCTCGTCGGCCTGGGCCCGGGTGCCGCCGAGATGCGCACGCCGGCCGCGAGCCGCGCGATTGCCCAGGCCACCGATGTCGTCGGCTACGGCTACTACCTCGACCTTGCAGGCCCCCTGATGCGCGGCAAGACGCGGCATGACTTCCCCTTGGGCGAAGAGACCGAACGGTGCCGCGCGGCGCTGGATTTGGCTGGTGCCGGCCACACCGTCGCGCTGCTCTGTTCCGGCGACCCGGGTGTCTACGCCATGGCGAGCTTGGTCTACGAGTTGCTCGATCTCGAGAACGTGGCGTCCTGGCGTGGTGTTGGGATCGACGTGGTGCCCGGCGTTTCGGCGTTGCAGATTGCCGCAGCGCGTGTCGGTGCGCCGATCGGCCATGACTTCTGTGCGATCTCGCTGTCAGATCTCCTGACCCCGCGCGCCGTCGTTTTGCAGCGTGTGCGTGCCGCCGCGCTCGGCGATTTCGCCATCGCCTTCTACAATCCCGTCTCCCACTGCCGCCGCGACCTCCTGGCCGAAGCGCGCACGGTCCTGCTCGACCACCGGCCGGGAGACACACCGGTCGTGATCGGCCGCCTGCTTGGCCGCGAGGGTGAATCGTTGCGCCACGTTACCCTCGACACGCTCGCGGTCGACGATGTCGACATGATGAGCGTCGTGCTCGTCGGCGCATCCGCCACCCGTCGCATCCGCCACCGCGGTGCCGATGCGATCTACACCCCCCGCGGCTACGCGAAAAAACGAGAGAATTGA
- the cobO gene encoding cob(I)yrinic acid a,c-diamide adenosyltransferase: protein MSEGEITEDINERHREKMKKRKAARDKLMAGKIEERGLIIVHTGKGKGKSSAAWGMALRCLGHGYKIGIVQFIKGRGETGEHMLFSQYPDQVTFRIMGEGFTWETQDRKRDIAAANAAWEQSKELMADPEIRMVILDELNIALRYDYIDLDDVLDTLAQKRPDLHVVATGRNAKEQLIELADLVTEMTLIKHPFRDGVKSQPGVEF, encoded by the coding sequence ATGAGCGAAGGCGAGATCACCGAAGACATCAATGAACGCCACCGCGAGAAGATGAAGAAGCGCAAGGCCGCACGCGACAAGCTGATGGCAGGCAAGATCGAGGAACGCGGTCTCATCATCGTTCACACCGGCAAGGGCAAGGGCAAGTCGTCGGCCGCCTGGGGCATGGCGCTGCGCTGCCTGGGACACGGCTACAAGATCGGCATCGTCCAGTTCATCAAGGGCCGTGGCGAGACGGGTGAGCACATGCTCTTCAGCCAGTATCCGGACCAGGTCACCTTCCGCATCATGGGCGAGGGCTTCACCTGGGAGACGCAGGATCGCAAACGCGACATCGCCGCCGCCAATGCCGCCTGGGAACAGTCCAAGGAACTGATGGCCGACCCGGAGATCCGCATGGTGATCCTGGACGAGCTCAACATCGCGTTGCGCTACGACTACATCGACCTCGACGATGTGCTCGACACGCTGGCCCAGAAACGGCCCGATTTGCATGTCGTCGCGACCGGACGGAACGCCAAGGAGCAGCTCATCGAGCTCGCTGACCTGGTGACCGAGATGACACTCATCAAGCATCCCTTCCGGGACGGCGTGAAGAGTCAGCCCGGGGTGGAGTTCTGA
- a CDS encoding precorrin-2 C(20)-methyltransferase — protein sequence MACRASGGQAAGTLFGLGVGPGDPELITLKAHRLLMSVPVVAYPAPEHGESLARGIVGGFLSGDQTEIAIRMPLDLNRFPVEAVYDRAAEGIAEHLDAGRDVAAICEGDPFFYGSFMYLFGRLAERYRIEVVPGVSSLVACPAAAGAPLAARDDTLLICPGILDEETMRRRLENVEAAAIIKVGRHLEKIRRVLTDLGLTGDAHYVEHATMANQVVLPFAEIDAAKAPYFSMVLIHRRGEAWR from the coding sequence ATGGCTTGCAGGGCCTCCGGTGGGCAGGCCGCGGGTACACTCTTCGGACTCGGGGTGGGGCCGGGCGATCCGGAACTCATCACGCTGAAGGCGCATCGGCTGCTCATGTCGGTGCCGGTCGTGGCCTATCCCGCGCCCGAGCATGGCGAGAGCCTGGCACGCGGCATCGTGGGGGGATTCCTGTCCGGAGATCAGACCGAGATCGCGATTCGCATGCCGCTCGACCTCAATCGCTTCCCCGTCGAGGCGGTTTATGACCGTGCCGCCGAAGGCATCGCCGAACATCTCGATGCCGGCCGCGACGTCGCCGCGATCTGCGAGGGCGATCCGTTTTTCTACGGCAGCTTCATGTATCTCTTCGGGCGCTTGGCCGAACGGTATCGGATTGAGGTCGTGCCCGGTGTCTCGTCGCTGGTGGCCTGCCCGGCGGCAGCCGGCGCACCGCTCGCCGCACGTGACGACACGCTGTTGATCTGTCCTGGCATCCTGGACGAGGAGACCATGCGGCGACGCCTGGAGAACGTCGAGGCCGCGGCGATCATCAAGGTCGGCCGCCACCTTGAGAAGATCCGACGCGTCCTGACCGACCTCGGTCTGACCGGCGATGCCCATTACGTCGAACACGCAACCATGGCCAATCAGGTGGTCCTGCCGTTTGCCGAGATCGACGCGGCCAAGGCGCCCTATTTCTCCATGGTGCTGATCCACCGCCGCGGCGAGGCCTGGCGATGA
- the cbiE gene encoding precorrin-6y C5,15-methyltransferase (decarboxylating) subunit CbiE, whose amino-acid sequence MNPWLSIVGLGEDGLDGLAPAARLLVDDAEIIVGGDRHFELLGETKAETHAWESPLKKTVERLEGFEGRKVCVLATGDPMAYGIGVTLMRRFGRKAVVILPGISAFTLACARLGWPLAETVQLTLHGRPLELINAYLVPGQRLLILSEDRMTPAVVAQRLNDAGFGPSEIHVLCHMGGPKERIVSTTAAKGVTDDVDDLNTLAIDLAADPDAVVLPRTPGLPDDAFRHDGQLTKQDIRAMAVSALQSLPGRCLWDVGAGCGSVAIEWMRAADRTTAIAIERNEERRAMIAENASALGTPGLRIVAGEAPDAFEGLAAPDAVFVGGGVGMPGLIQACWDALKPGGRLVANSVTLNGERTLTGLYARHGGELVRVSVACAGPVGRLVGWRPLMPVTQWRVTKP is encoded by the coding sequence ATGAACCCCTGGTTGTCGATCGTGGGTCTCGGTGAGGACGGACTCGATGGTCTCGCGCCAGCGGCGCGTTTGCTGGTCGACGATGCCGAGATCATCGTCGGCGGCGACCGTCATTTCGAACTCTTGGGCGAGACCAAGGCCGAGACACACGCCTGGGAGAGTCCGCTGAAAAAAACGGTCGAGCGGCTCGAAGGTTTCGAAGGCAGGAAGGTCTGTGTGCTGGCGACCGGCGACCCCATGGCCTATGGCATCGGCGTAACCCTCATGCGGCGCTTCGGACGCAAGGCCGTGGTCATTCTGCCGGGTATCTCGGCCTTCACCCTGGCCTGTGCCCGTCTCGGCTGGCCGCTGGCGGAGACCGTGCAGCTCACGCTTCACGGCAGGCCGTTGGAGTTGATCAATGCCTATCTGGTCCCGGGCCAGAGACTGCTGATCCTGTCGGAGGATCGCATGACGCCGGCTGTCGTGGCCCAGCGGTTGAACGACGCGGGCTTCGGACCCAGCGAGATCCATGTGCTCTGTCACATGGGCGGGCCGAAGGAGCGCATTGTCTCGACAACCGCCGCCAAAGGCGTGACCGACGACGTCGATGATCTCAACACGCTGGCGATCGATCTTGCCGCCGATCCCGACGCGGTGGTGCTGCCGCGCACACCGGGCCTGCCCGATGACGCCTTCCGCCACGATGGCCAGCTGACCAAGCAGGATATCCGCGCCATGGCCGTCTCCGCCCTGCAGTCGTTGCCCGGCCGCTGTCTCTGGGATGTCGGCGCCGGATGTGGCTCCGTGGCGATCGAATGGATGCGTGCGGCCGATCGCACGACCGCCATTGCCATCGAACGCAATGAAGAGCGTCGCGCGATGATCGCGGAGAACGCCTCGGCGCTTGGAACGCCCGGCCTCCGGATCGTTGCCGGCGAAGCGCCCGATGCATTCGAGGGCCTTGCCGCGCCGGACGCCGTGTTCGTCGGCGGCGGCGTCGGTATGCCCGGCCTGATCCAGGCCTGTTGGGATGCGCTGAAGCCCGGCGGTCGCCTTGTCGCCAACAGCGTGACGTTGAACGGCGAGCGGACGCTGACGGGTCTCTACGCCCGTCATGGCGGTGAGCTCGTGCGTGTGTCGGTGGCGTGTGCCGGACCGGTCGGGCGACTGGTGGGCTGGCGGCCGCTGATGCCCGTGACCCAGTGGCGGGTGACCAAGCCATGA
- a CDS encoding cobalamin biosynthesis protein, with protein MLFDLATPVGLAAALLLDGFIGDPRWLWSRVPHPVVLLGAAIGWADRKLNRRDETSRRMRGVLVLVGAIVASGGLGYAIAMLTEATTWGWLPEALIAFSLIAQRDLHDHVGQVARALRRDGLEGGRRAVSQIVGRDPDALDGPGVCRAAIESCAENFSDGVIAPVFWYLLLGLPGLTIYKAVNTLDSMIGHKTDHYRAFGWASARFDDLLNLVPARLSGLIVVVAAAIMQGADPRDALRAMLRDARHHKSPNAGWPEAAFAGALGIAIAGPRRYHGEVVRDAWMGNGRAQCTPQDIDATLRLYVNACVLWGIASICLLAWTL; from the coding sequence ATGTTGTTCGATCTCGCGACGCCGGTCGGGCTGGCCGCGGCGCTCCTTCTTGACGGATTCATCGGCGATCCGCGCTGGCTCTGGTCGCGCGTTCCGCATCCCGTGGTGCTGCTCGGTGCCGCGATCGGCTGGGCCGACCGCAAGCTCAACCGGCGCGACGAGACGAGCCGCCGCATGCGCGGCGTTCTGGTGCTTGTCGGCGCCATCGTAGCCAGCGGAGGGCTGGGCTACGCCATCGCGATGCTGACCGAGGCGACGACCTGGGGCTGGCTTCCGGAGGCCCTGATCGCGTTCTCGCTGATTGCCCAGCGCGACCTCCACGACCATGTCGGACAGGTCGCCCGAGCATTGCGTCGCGACGGTCTCGAGGGCGGTCGGCGAGCTGTCTCCCAGATCGTCGGCCGCGACCCCGACGCGCTCGACGGGCCGGGTGTCTGCCGCGCGGCGATCGAGAGCTGCGCCGAGAACTTCTCCGACGGCGTCATCGCGCCCGTCTTCTGGTACCTGCTGCTCGGCCTGCCCGGGCTTACGATCTACAAGGCGGTAAACACGCTCGACAGCATGATCGGCCACAAGACCGATCACTACCGCGCTTTCGGCTGGGCCTCGGCACGCTTCGACGATCTTCTGAACCTCGTCCCCGCACGCCTGTCGGGCCTCATTGTCGTGGTCGCGGCTGCCATCATGCAGGGTGCCGATCCCCGTGATGCCCTGCGCGCCATGCTGCGTGATGCCCGCCATCACAAGTCGCCCAACGCCGGCTGGCCGGAAGCCGCCTTCGCTGGAGCGCTCGGCATCGCCATCGCCGGACCGCGCCGCTACCACGGCGAGGTCGTGCGCGACGCGTGGATGGGCAACGGTCGCGCCCAGTGCACGCCGCAGGACATCGACGCCACGCTGCGTCTCTACGTCAACGCCTGCGTACTCTGGGGCATCGCCAGCATCTGCCTGCTGGCCTGGACCCTCTAG
- a CDS encoding lipid-binding SYLF domain-containing protein, whose amino-acid sequence MTNRFVASVLALSVLLLAPMQAHADKEQMVVDDAAYTAFELVSDPDVENLRSLLDRTHGVVVIPQLVKAGFIIGGEVCRAVILACDVNTGERSYPAFPDVGSASVGLQAGPAGADVETATTSTDLDDDIHAYGTGDGLFIGISIEGTLLIPDEDANMAYYGEPVTTREIIQGGEVWSADADILRNTLKGSD is encoded by the coding sequence ATGACCAACCGTTTCGTTGCGTCGGTTTTGGCCTTGTCCGTTCTGCTTCTGGCGCCAATGCAGGCGCACGCCGACAAGGAGCAGATGGTGGTGGACGATGCCGCCTATACCGCGTTCGAGCTGGTTTCGGATCCCGACGTCGAGAATCTGCGCAGCCTGCTCGATCGGACACACGGCGTTGTGGTGATCCCGCAGCTCGTCAAGGCGGGCTTCATCATTGGTGGCGAGGTCTGCCGCGCCGTAATCCTGGCGTGCGACGTCAACACCGGCGAACGGAGCTACCCGGCCTTCCCGGATGTCGGTTCGGCCAGCGTCGGCCTGCAGGCTGGCCCTGCGGGTGCCGATGTCGAGACGGCGACCACGTCGACGGATCTCGATGACGACATCCACGCGTACGGAACGGGCGACGGGCTCTTCATCGGCATTTCAATCGAAGGAACCCTTCTGATCCCCGACGAGGATGCCAACATGGCCTACTACGGCGAGCCCGTGACGACGCGCGAGATCATCCAGGGTGGCGAGGTCTGGAGCGCGGATGCGGACATCCTGCGCAACACCCTGAAGGGATCGGACTGA
- a CDS encoding cobyric acid synthase has translation MATPAVMVQGTGSDVGKSLLVAGLARALTRRGLAVRPFKPQNMSNNAGVTADGGEIGRAQMLQARACGAAPSVHMNPVLLKPQSEKGAQVVVQGKVFGSSQARAYHELKPQLIAKVLESFGRVSAEADLVLVEGAGSPAEINLRAGDIANMGFAEAAEVPVVLAGDIDRGGVIAAVVGTMALLDSDERARVKGYCINKFRGDVSLFDGAIDIIRDRTGLDCLGVVPHMPAARCLPAEDAVALDSKAVFGGVADGAIKVAVPRFDRISNFDDLDPLAAEPDVAVTLVNPGDALPGDADLIVLPGSKSTKGDLAAMKANGWDIDLAAHVRRGGWVVGLCGGYQMLGRTVSDPDGIEGPAGNEPGLGLLDIDTVLAGDKTLVAMQGHELATGEEISGYEMHIGVTEGPARARPMVELASGPDGAVSTDGRVMGCYLHGLFAADGFRHAFLARLKARAESGIAFEAQVEHALDEVADTIEATMNLDHWLEIARGR, from the coding sequence ATGGCGACCCCTGCCGTCATGGTGCAGGGCACCGGCTCGGACGTCGGCAAGTCGCTGCTTGTCGCGGGCTTGGCGCGTGCCTTAACCCGGCGGGGTCTCGCCGTGCGGCCGTTCAAGCCGCAGAACATGTCGAACAATGCCGGTGTGACCGCCGATGGCGGCGAGATCGGCCGCGCCCAGATGTTGCAGGCGCGCGCCTGCGGCGCGGCACCCAGCGTTCACATGAACCCGGTGCTGCTGAAGCCGCAGTCAGAGAAGGGCGCGCAGGTGGTCGTGCAGGGCAAGGTGTTCGGATCCTCACAGGCGCGCGCCTACCACGAGCTCAAGCCGCAACTCATCGCGAAGGTGCTGGAAAGTTTCGGGCGCGTCAGCGCCGAGGCCGACCTGGTCCTTGTCGAGGGCGCGGGATCCCCTGCCGAGATCAATCTTCGTGCCGGCGACATCGCCAACATGGGCTTTGCCGAGGCGGCCGAGGTGCCGGTGGTGCTGGCGGGCGATATCGACCGGGGCGGCGTGATCGCCGCGGTCGTCGGCACCATGGCCCTGCTGGATTCCGACGAGCGGGCACGGGTTAAGGGATATTGCATCAACAAGTTCCGGGGCGACGTTTCGCTGTTTGACGGTGCCATCGACATCATCCGCGACCGCACCGGGCTCGACTGCCTCGGCGTCGTCCCGCACATGCCGGCGGCGCGGTGCCTCCCGGCCGAAGATGCAGTGGCGCTCGACAGCAAGGCGGTGTTCGGCGGTGTCGCCGATGGCGCCATCAAGGTCGCGGTGCCGCGTTTCGATCGGATTTCCAACTTCGACGATCTTGATCCGCTGGCTGCCGAACCCGACGTTGCGGTGACACTGGTGAACCCCGGCGACGCCCTGCCGGGCGACGCCGATCTCATCGTCCTGCCGGGATCGAAGAGCACCAAGGGTGACCTTGCCGCGATGAAGGCAAACGGCTGGGACATCGACCTTGCCGCCCATGTCCGGCGCGGCGGTTGGGTTGTCGGCCTGTGTGGCGGCTACCAGATGCTCGGTCGTACCGTGAGCGACCCCGACGGCATCGAAGGGCCGGCAGGTAACGAGCCGGGCCTCGGCCTGCTCGATATCGACACCGTGCTCGCCGGCGACAAGACCCTGGTTGCCATGCAGGGCCACGAGCTCGCGACCGGCGAAGAGATCAGCGGCTACGAGATGCACATCGGCGTCACCGAAGGGCCGGCCCGTGCGCGTCCGATGGTCGAGCTGGCGAGTGGGCCTGACGGCGCGGTCTCGACCGACGGTCGCGTCATGGGTTGTTATCTCCACGGCCTCTTTGCCGCCGATGGTTTTCGCCACGCTTTCCTCGCCCGCCTCAAGGCGCGCGCCGAAAGCGGTATCGCATTCGAAGCTCAGGTCGAGCATGCCCTCGACGAGGTTGCCGACACCATTGAGGCCACCATGAATCTCGACCACTGGCTGGAGATCGCCCGTGGTCGCTGA
- a CDS encoding sirohydrochlorin chelatase yields MSKRAVMLCGHGSRDEGAVTEFGAIAEKLKERFDWPLEHGFLEFATPIIRTGLDKLREGGAEEILAVPGMLFAAGHVKNDVPSVLNAYAAQNDVTIRFGRDLGIDTRMVRAAGDRVMEAMAAADAEHGVVASHDTLLMTVGRGASDPDANSNVSKVSRMLWEGLGFGWGETAYSGVTFPLVQPALEHVVKLGFKRILVFPYFLFTGILVQRIYDATDTVAAQYPDIQFVKAGHLNDHPQVVDTFVARVHEILEGTGNMNCQTCKYREQVLGFEDEVGLQQESHHHHVEGIGTGKAHDHGHGHHHPYPHADHPLGPKTLKA; encoded by the coding sequence ATGAGCAAGAGAGCGGTCATGCTGTGCGGCCACGGCAGCCGGGACGAAGGCGCGGTCACCGAGTTCGGGGCGATCGCCGAGAAGCTGAAGGAGCGGTTCGACTGGCCGCTTGAACACGGCTTCCTGGAGTTCGCCACACCGATCATCCGCACCGGTCTCGACAAGCTGCGTGAGGGCGGGGCCGAGGAGATCCTCGCTGTGCCCGGCATGCTGTTTGCCGCGGGTCACGTGAAGAACGATGTGCCCAGCGTGCTCAACGCCTATGCGGCGCAGAACGACGTGACGATCCGTTTTGGCCGTGATCTCGGGATCGACACGCGTATGGTTCGCGCCGCCGGCGATCGGGTCATGGAAGCCATGGCGGCGGCCGATGCGGAGCACGGCGTCGTCGCGTCGCACGACACGTTGCTCATGACAGTCGGCCGCGGTGCCTCGGACCCCGACGCCAACTCCAATGTCTCGAAGGTCTCGCGCATGCTGTGGGAAGGCCTCGGGTTCGGTTGGGGCGAAACGGCATATTCGGGGGTCACGTTCCCCCTCGTCCAGCCAGCGCTCGAGCATGTCGTGAAGCTTGGCTTCAAGCGCATCCTGGTGTTCCCCTACTTTCTCTTCACAGGAATCCTCGTGCAGCGCATCTACGACGCGACCGATACGGTCGCCGCCCAGTACCCCGACATCCAGTTCGTGAAGGCGGGTCATCTCAACGACCACCCGCAGGTCGTCGACACCTTCGTCGCGCGAGTGCACGAGATTCTCGAAGGCACGGGCAACATGAACTGCCAGACCTGCAAGTATCGCGAGCAGGTCCTCGGTTTCGAGGACGAGGTCGGCCTGCAGCAGGAGAGCCATCACCATCACGTCGAGGGCATCGGCACCGGCAAGGCGCACGACCATGGTCACGGCCATCACCACCCCTATCCCCATGCCGATCATCCGCTGGGGCCAAAGACGCTGAAGGCGTGA
- a CDS encoding precorrin-8X methylmutase — protein sequence MADLDDNDGLAPLFAGSAALGSAERAAVEEEEAWILGVGEERIRSGAIAVDVDAAFSGVGYAYLNDGAAIYVESRRIIEGEADLSGLPRSLHPLAVRLIHTCGMTDIVSDLDASDGALARGRRALESGAPILCDVEMVAKGVIARRLPAGNRILCKVAGKATARRADKLHTTRSWAAMDLMASEIDGAVVVVGNAPTALFRILELAGEGGPRPALVIGMPVGFVGAAESKQALAESGLDYITVHGRRGGSALAAAGVNALMGGIA from the coding sequence ATGGCCGATCTCGACGACAATGACGGTCTGGCACCGTTGTTCGCCGGCTCAGCAGCGCTGGGCTCGGCCGAGCGCGCTGCGGTCGAAGAGGAGGAGGCTTGGATCCTCGGGGTCGGTGAGGAACGTATCCGTTCCGGGGCCATTGCGGTCGATGTCGATGCAGCCTTCTCCGGAGTGGGCTACGCCTATCTCAATGACGGTGCGGCGATCTATGTGGAGTCGCGCCGCATCATTGAAGGCGAGGCCGATCTTTCCGGTCTGCCGCGTTCGCTCCACCCGCTCGCGGTGCGCCTCATCCATACCTGCGGCATGACCGACATCGTTTCCGATCTTGATGCCAGCGACGGTGCGCTCGCGCGCGGCCGCAGGGCCCTGGAGTCCGGTGCACCGATCCTGTGCGACGTCGAGATGGTCGCCAAGGGCGTGATTGCCAGACGGCTTCCCGCCGGCAACCGCATCCTCTGCAAGGTCGCCGGCAAGGCAACGGCGCGCCGCGCCGACAAACTCCACACGACGCGCTCGTGGGCGGCCATGGACCTGATGGCGAGCGAGATCGACGGGGCGGTGGTCGTTGTGGGCAACGCACCCACGGCACTTTTTCGTATCCTCGAACTGGCGGGCGAGGGCGGTCCGCGCCCTGCTCTGGTCATCGGCATGCCGGTCGGCTTTGTCGGTGCGGCCGAATCGAAACAGGCGCTCGCCGAAAGCGGCCTCGACTACATCACCGTTCATGGTCGGCGGGGCGGTAGTGCGCTTGCCGCCGCCGGCGTGAACGCGCTCATGGGAGGGATCGCATGA